The sequence GCACGGCCCCGCCCCCGTCGGCGCGGCCCGCGCGCGTCACTGCGGCGtcatggcggcggcggcagcagcgtGTCTCAGGGAACAGGCGCGAGTTTTCCACCGGGGTTGGTGGAAAGCCGAGCGGTCTGCGGTCAGCACGCTCGGGGGGACGGAGCCGCCCCGCAAGAGACGAATGCTGCGAGGAGCGCTCGGCCCCCGCCGCGGTGGGGAGGCGCTGGCAGCGTGCCGTGGCCGGCCCCGTGTCGTGTGCTTTAGCCCGGCGGTGCTGTGGCCGGTCCACGGCCTCTGCCGTTGGGAAGGGTTGAGGGTTTTAGGGCAAGCAGTGCTCCCGTGTACAGTAAAACTTGTGGAAGCAGCGGATTCActttcagggctgtgctgcaggtttCTCTACTGAGCGTGGGTGCCCGGCCGGGTTTCCTCCCAAGAAGCACCTTGAGGAGGGTACAAAACCTGTTACACTCggcagaatttcagaaaataaaaaagcaaccaaccaaaacaaaaacaccaaaaaaaacccgcCTGATGTCAGCAACGTCTTGTCCGATAAGCTTGGGTGCCCTGCGGGCTCTGCTGCCGCTTCCCCATGCTGTGCCGAGGTGGGAGCACAGGGGCCGCCGTGGCGTGCCCGGCTCCCATGGTGACACCGCAGCGGCACTTCCTGCTGCGCCCGGAGGAGGCGGGCCCGGCGGCCCGGGCGGTGGGTGTGCGTCGGACGGTAGGTGTGCGTCGCGCGGTGGGTCCGGGGCCGCGCACTGCCGCCGGCGGGCTGAGCGCCCTCCGGTCCGGCCCGGCACCTGCGTGTTCCGCCCTTCTCCTTGCGGCCCGGGTCCGGCCCGGGCCTGTGTG comes from Camarhynchus parvulus chromosome 2, STF_HiC, whole genome shotgun sequence and encodes:
- the LOC115901418 gene encoding formin-like protein 14 translates to MPDQGFDPDRHMNATSSHMQPAPEMPSKIFTPACPLFPTRGKRQWSHCGRERNMGLPPLFPRPPVIENIRERGGAGRAAHRSPPGPAPQPRGTRQAAAPQRDAPPPPPSQPRRTPRHTQARAGPGPQGEGRNTQVPGRTGGRSARRRQCAAPDPPRDAHLPSDAHPPPGPPGPPPPGAAGSAAAVSPWEPGTPRRPLCSHLGTAWGSGSRARRAPKLIGQDVADIRRVFFEAVDRPQHRRAKAHDTGPATARCQRLPTAAGAERSSQHSSLAGRLRPPERADRRPLGFPPTPVENSRLFPETRCCRRRHDAAVTRAGRADGGGAVRPLAGRGRAACPPPRVRPPARRCRGRCGASARETGESAPLLPPG